The following coding sequences lie in one Mucilaginibacter sp. KACC 22773 genomic window:
- a CDS encoding RNA polymerase sigma factor codes for MLSEVELITLIKQGDIRAFDEFYKRNWRGLYQAAYRSTGSSDDAKDLVQTVFISLWKCRFTLCPEQYNSSYLLRALKNNIINFHKKDAIRKRGVDELMQLSGGNEFTNEDDLIAKELSNTIEGRIKELPGKMQQVFVLSRQQNLSISEISEMLDIAPRTVKNQISNALKILRTGLDVFLVITFLFIK; via the coding sequence ATGCTGTCTGAAGTAGAATTAATAACATTAATTAAGCAGGGAGATATCCGGGCCTTTGACGAGTTTTATAAAAGAAACTGGCGGGGCTTATACCAGGCTGCTTATCGTTCAACGGGTTCATCTGATGATGCCAAGGACCTTGTTCAAACGGTTTTCATCAGTTTATGGAAATGCAGGTTTACCCTTTGCCCCGAGCAATATAATTCATCGTATCTCTTAAGGGCCTTAAAGAATAATATCATTAATTTTCACAAAAAGGATGCGATCAGAAAGAGGGGAGTGGATGAACTAATGCAATTAAGTGGCGGCAACGAATTTACCAACGAAGATGATTTAATTGCCAAAGAACTCTCCAATACAATTGAAGGCCGCATTAAAGAGCTACCTGGTAAAATGCAACAGGTGTTTGTGTTGTCCCGTCAGCAAAACTTATCCATCAGCGAAATATCTGAGATGCTTGATATAGCCCCGCGTACTGTAAAAAACCAGATATCTAACGCGCTTAAAATATTACGCACAGGATTGGATGTGTTCCTTGTGATAACTTTTCTTTTTATAAAATAA
- a CDS encoding DUF4350 domain-containing protein: MKFKKGITIALLAVIMIPAANAQSKTVTLDYFFNNEYRKNASGTMERFHYTWEDTKSSGYSIWGNIFKQNGASLKSLMAEPTAESLKGTDIYIIVDPDTKKETANPNYIESRYIKAIADWVKKGGVLVMLANDSANAELPHLNNLAGKFGIHFNDDLYKHVIDKQFEMGAIAISPGNPIFKTARKVYLKDIATIKLSLNAQPALTDSGKVIVATERYGKGIVFAVGDPWIYNEYTNGRLTPSMGFENDKAAEDITQWLLSQIPKKE; the protein is encoded by the coding sequence ATGAAATTTAAAAAAGGCATCACCATAGCGTTGCTTGCTGTAATAATGATACCGGCAGCAAACGCCCAAAGTAAAACTGTAACCTTAGACTATTTTTTTAACAATGAATATCGTAAAAATGCATCGGGTACAATGGAGCGTTTTCATTATACCTGGGAGGATACCAAAAGTTCGGGATATTCAATATGGGGGAATATTTTTAAACAAAATGGTGCAAGCCTGAAAAGCCTTATGGCCGAACCAACTGCAGAAAGTTTAAAAGGCACTGATATTTATATTATTGTTGACCCTGATACGAAGAAAGAAACGGCCAATCCTAATTATATTGAATCGAGGTATATTAAAGCTATAGCTGATTGGGTCAAAAAAGGCGGTGTGCTGGTAATGCTTGCAAATGACAGTGCTAATGCCGAACTACCTCATTTAAACAACCTGGCAGGAAAATTCGGGATCCATTTTAACGATGATTTATACAAGCACGTTATTGACAAGCAATTTGAAATGGGAGCAATAGCTATTTCGCCGGGTAACCCTATATTTAAAACAGCCCGCAAGGTTTATTTAAAAGATATAGCAACCATAAAACTATCATTAAATGCCCAACCTGCGCTTACAGATAGCGGTAAAGTAATTGTGGCCACAGAGCGGTATGGCAAGGGGATAGTGTTTGCAGTTGGCGACCCATGGATATATAATGAATACACTAACGGAAGACTGACACCTTCTATGGGGTTCGAAAATGATAAGGCGGCCGAGGATATAACTCAATGGCTTTTGTCGCAAATACCCAAAAAGGAATAA
- a CDS encoding alpha-galactosidase: MSKLVLFIYLAFFCGGTVLKAQSNKQIIIATKNVNLVFTVGANNRVYQAYLGKRFLNQADNSLIPNNKHEAYIAGGMEDLLQPAIRLIHSDGNPSLELRYVNHTTKNSDQNISETNILLQDPKYSVQVILHYQAFSSEDIIKSWAEIKNDEKSEITLENYASSMLHFEAKDYWLTQFHGDWASEMKMQESKLTSGVKEIDSKLGTRADMYQTPVFFLALNKPADETTGELLAGTLAWTGNFQFHFEIDERNALRVISGINPYASAYKLKKGETFTTPAFIFTYSTTGKGQASRDLHQWARNYGVLDGNKPRLTLLNNWEATHVNFNEKELVGLFDDATKLGVDLFLLDDGWFGNKYPRDNDKAGLGDWQENKAKLPNGIGYLVKQAEAKGLKFGIWLEPEMVNPKSELYEQHPDWILKLPNRDENYQRNQLVLDLTNPKVADYVYHTVVDMLTKNPGLAYIKWDCNRSMSNTWSPNLKDRQSALFVDYTLSLYKILDRIRQKYPHLPIMLCSGGGGRTDYGALKYFTEFWPSDDTDPLERVYIQWGYSNFFPALTISSHVTSWGKQSIKFRTDVAMMGKLGYDIKVSKMTDDELQFSKQTVKNYNRLRNTIWFGDLYRIISPYDENRMVAMYVNAEKSKAVLFNYNLNTRYKEVFNRVRLQGLDSQKKYKVEETNLMPGAKSNLAENGRVFSGDYLMTMGLNLTPGKLMPLTSMVIEINAEN; encoded by the coding sequence ATGAGTAAATTAGTACTGTTTATTTACCTGGCTTTTTTTTGCGGGGGTACTGTTTTAAAAGCACAAAGCAACAAGCAAATAATTATTGCCACAAAAAATGTAAATTTGGTATTTACGGTCGGGGCCAATAACAGGGTATACCAGGCATACCTGGGGAAACGGTTTTTAAATCAGGCAGATAATAGCTTAATTCCTAATAATAAACATGAGGCTTATATTGCCGGTGGGATGGAAGACCTGTTGCAACCCGCCATCCGCTTAATTCACAGCGATGGTAACCCATCGCTCGAACTAAGGTATGTAAACCACACAACAAAAAATTCAGACCAAAATATTTCAGAAACCAACATATTACTGCAGGATCCCAAATATTCGGTGCAGGTAATACTGCACTACCAGGCTTTTAGTAGCGAGGACATCATAAAATCATGGGCCGAGATTAAAAATGACGAAAAAAGTGAAATAACCTTAGAAAATTATGCCTCATCTATGCTGCATTTTGAGGCTAAAGATTATTGGCTTACACAATTTCACGGCGACTGGGCCTCTGAAATGAAAATGCAGGAAAGCAAGCTTACAAGCGGCGTAAAAGAGATTGACAGTAAATTAGGCACCCGTGCCGATATGTATCAAACCCCGGTGTTTTTCCTCGCGCTAAATAAACCGGCAGATGAAACAACAGGGGAGCTACTTGCAGGCACATTAGCCTGGACAGGCAATTTTCAATTCCATTTTGAAATAGACGAACGTAACGCCTTACGGGTAATATCGGGCATTAACCCTTATGCATCAGCCTATAAGCTAAAAAAGGGCGAAACCTTTACAACCCCGGCATTTATTTTCACCTATTCAACTACAGGAAAGGGGCAGGCGAGCCGGGATTTACATCAATGGGCACGTAATTATGGTGTACTGGATGGTAATAAACCGCGCCTCACCTTATTAAATAACTGGGAGGCCACACATGTTAATTTTAATGAAAAAGAACTGGTGGGCTTGTTTGATGATGCCACAAAACTGGGTGTCGACCTGTTTTTGCTTGATGATGGATGGTTCGGAAATAAATACCCACGTGATAACGACAAAGCGGGATTAGGAGATTGGCAGGAGAACAAGGCAAAACTACCAAACGGGATAGGCTATTTAGTTAAACAAGCTGAAGCTAAAGGGTTAAAATTTGGCATCTGGCTTGAGCCGGAAATGGTAAATCCTAAAAGCGAATTATATGAGCAGCATCCGGATTGGATTTTAAAATTACCTAACCGGGATGAAAATTATCAGCGCAACCAGTTAGTGTTAGATCTTACAAATCCTAAAGTAGCCGATTATGTATACCATACGGTGGTCGATATGCTCACCAAAAATCCTGGTCTGGCTTATATTAAATGGGATTGTAACCGGAGTATGAGTAATACCTGGTCGCCGAATTTAAAGGATAGGCAGTCGGCATTGTTTGTCGACTATACTTTAAGCCTTTATAAAATCTTAGATCGTATAAGGCAAAAATATCCGCATTTACCCATTATGCTGTGTTCAGGAGGCGGGGGGCGTACCGACTATGGGGCTTTAAAATACTTCACCGAGTTTTGGCCAAGTGATGATACCGATCCTTTAGAGCGCGTGTATATACAATGGGGATATAGTAATTTTTTCCCGGCCTTAACTATCTCAAGTCATGTTACATCCTGGGGAAAACAGTCTATCAAATTCCGTACGGATGTTGCTATGATGGGTAAACTTGGCTATGATATTAAGGTGAGTAAAATGACAGATGATGAATTGCAGTTTAGTAAACAGACGGTTAAAAACTATAACCGCTTAAGGAATACCATTTGGTTTGGCGATCTATACCGTATTATTTCTCCCTACGATGAAAACCGAATGGTGGCCATGTATGTAAATGCAGAAAAATCAAAGGCGGTTTTGTTTAATTACAACCTTAACACCAGGTATAAAGAAGTATTTAACAGGGTACGATTACAGGGCCTGGACAGTCAAAAAAAATATAAAGTGGAAGAAACAAACCTTATGCCCGGTGCCAAATCAAATCTTGCGGAAAACGGACGTGTTTTTAGCGGCGATTATTTGATGACCATGGGGCTTAATTTAACCCCGGGGAAATTAATGCCGTTAACCAGCATGGTAATAGAGATAAATGCAGAGAATTGA
- a CDS encoding AraC family transcriptional regulator, whose product MRPQLLKVSSGPARSFSVRQDVVPSINSKWHYHPEVELIHFEKGSGTQFIGDNIRQFNTGDIVLVGSYLPHYWRFDDIYFSRDEKAEVDIRVAHFCENFWGNDFLQLPENKNIKTVLEKARRGIQINGKVKKQVAETMQRLLAAEGAKRILLLIEVLNTIAEGDHTDCLSSIGFSPNVEESRNDGINIIYEYSLANFKNKIHMDELAELAGVSPNSFCRYFKARTQKTYSKFLLEIKVGHACKLLIENRLPLKQLCSESGFNNFANFHKYFKQITGKSPLNYQREFIQVKSKVSYE is encoded by the coding sequence ATGAGACCACAATTGCTAAAAGTATCATCCGGTCCTGCGCGGTCCTTCAGTGTACGACAGGACGTGGTTCCTTCTATTAATAGTAAATGGCACTACCATCCCGAAGTAGAGTTGATCCACTTTGAAAAAGGTAGTGGAACTCAGTTTATAGGCGACAACATACGGCAGTTTAACACCGGCGATATTGTTTTGGTAGGATCGTACCTCCCGCACTACTGGCGTTTTGATGATATCTATTTTTCACGGGATGAAAAAGCCGAGGTTGATATAAGGGTGGCCCATTTTTGCGAAAATTTTTGGGGGAATGATTTTTTGCAACTGCCAGAGAACAAAAACATAAAAACCGTGCTTGAAAAAGCCAGGCGTGGGATACAAATTAACGGTAAAGTAAAAAAACAGGTTGCCGAAACTATGCAGAGGCTGCTGGCGGCCGAAGGTGCAAAACGAATACTATTATTGATAGAGGTATTGAATACAATTGCCGAAGGCGACCACACCGATTGTTTATCATCAATTGGCTTTAGCCCTAATGTGGAGGAATCCCGCAATGATGGCATTAATATAATTTATGAGTATTCGCTGGCAAATTTCAAAAACAAAATACACATGGATGAGCTTGCCGAACTGGCCGGGGTTAGTCCTAACTCATTTTGTCGTTATTTTAAAGCGCGCACACAAAAAACATATTCTAAGTTTTTGCTGGAGATTAAAGTTGGGCATGCCTGTAAGTTACTGATAGAAAACAGGTTGCCATTAAAGCAATTATGTTCTGAAAGCGGATTCAACAATTTTGCAAACTTCCATAAATACTTTAAGCAAATTACGGGCAAAAGCCCTTTAAACTATCAAAGAGAGTTTATCCAGGTAAAATCAAAAGTTTCATATGAGTAA
- a CDS encoding alpha-L-fucosidase — MKKPFIACLLLLFFTHAVFAQKELTRDERMKWWREARFGMFIHWGDYAGLAGMYKGHEVGRGGEWIMNRAKIPVAEYQQFAQKFNPVKYNPEAWVKLAKEAGMKYIVITAKHHDGFAMFKSNASKWNIADATPYGKDVLKPLAAACRKYGIKLGFYYSQAQDWNNPGGAAARKVSSEGWANPDSAKIDAYTKENSGHWDPVQTSNNMAQYIDKVAVPQVKELLTNYGDVAVIWWDTPTAMTDEFAQKLQDVLKLQPNIITNDRLKRPDFAGDYKTPEQKIPNLSELDGKDWETCMTMNGTWGYKSYDHKWKTPETLIHNLIDIASKGGNYLLNVGPTAEGEFPQESITTLKKMGEWMKVNGEAIYATKASPLQPLSWGRCTSKPEGKNTILYFSVFNWPADGKLTIPGLKNEIIGAKMLDGGSTLKTGLSNDGITINVADKATDNIATVIKVEVKGPIDTQAARPAEKMKTGALD; from the coding sequence ATGAAAAAACCTTTTATAGCCTGTTTGCTATTACTATTTTTTACGCACGCTGTTTTTGCCCAGAAAGAGCTTACCCGCGACGAACGTATGAAATGGTGGCGTGAAGCCCGTTTCGGAATGTTTATTCATTGGGGCGATTATGCTGGATTGGCGGGTATGTATAAGGGGCATGAAGTAGGGCGTGGCGGAGAATGGATTATGAACAGGGCCAAAATTCCGGTAGCCGAATACCAACAGTTTGCCCAAAAGTTTAATCCCGTAAAATATAACCCCGAAGCCTGGGTGAAGCTGGCCAAAGAAGCCGGAATGAAATATATTGTAATAACGGCAAAACATCATGATGGTTTTGCCATGTTTAAATCAAACGCCAGTAAATGGAATATTGCCGATGCTACACCTTATGGTAAAGATGTTTTAAAACCATTGGCTGCAGCTTGCCGCAAATATGGTATTAAACTGGGCTTTTATTATTCACAGGCCCAGGACTGGAATAATCCCGGCGGTGCAGCGGCACGTAAAGTAAGCAGCGAAGGCTGGGCTAATCCCGATTCGGCAAAGATTGATGCCTATACTAAAGAAAACAGCGGCCATTGGGATCCTGTTCAAACCTCAAACAACATGGCGCAATATATTGATAAAGTAGCCGTGCCGCAGGTAAAAGAGCTGCTTACCAACTATGGCGATGTTGCGGTAATTTGGTGGGATACACCAACAGCCATGACCGACGAGTTTGCGCAAAAACTTCAGGACGTATTAAAGTTACAACCCAATATCATAACCAACGACCGGCTTAAACGCCCCGATTTTGCCGGCGATTATAAAACCCCCGAACAAAAGATACCTAATCTTAGCGAGCTTGACGGAAAAGACTGGGAAACCTGCATGACCATGAACGGTACCTGGGGTTATAAAAGTTATGATCATAAATGGAAAACGCCCGAAACACTAATCCATAACCTGATTGACATAGCCTCAAAAGGAGGGAATTACCTGTTAAATGTTGGCCCTACTGCCGAAGGTGAGTTTCCGCAGGAAAGTATCACTACATTAAAAAAGATGGGCGAATGGATGAAGGTAAACGGCGAAGCTATTTACGCTACCAAGGCAAGCCCGTTACAGCCACTGAGCTGGGGGCGCTGCACATCGAAGCCTGAAGGTAAAAATACTATCCTGTATTTTTCTGTATTTAACTGGCCTGCCGATGGGAAACTAACCATTCCCGGGTTAAAAAATGAAATTATTGGCGCCAAAATGCTTGACGGTGGCAGCACTTTAAAAACAGGTTTAAGTAACGACGGCATAACTATAAATGTAGCCGATAAAGCCACAGATAACATTGCCACAGTAATTAAGGTGGAAGTAAAAGGGCCTATAGATACACAGGCAGCCAGGCCGGCTGAAAAAATGAAAACAGGTGCGCTGGATTAA
- a CDS encoding heavy metal translocating P-type ATPase — protein MAEQLIELNVTGMHCNNCAMSIHKLLEKKGLHNILVDFAGEEVKFSTDDDSKLPDVIKGIENLGFKVIDDLNQHSPPFYELVENKFIFCAIFTAPLLLHMLLPWHFLHRPIVQLLLCLPVFIVGCLHFGKSAWNSVKAGVPNMDVLIFIGSTSAFVYSLAGTIQALGGRYQFYETCATIITLVLLGNVLEKRSVTQTTSAVKDLIKFQQVNANRMVNGAIEIISAKDVRPGDTLVVNQGDKVPVDGEILSGNASVDEAMLTGESIPVEKDKYDKVIGGTIVVNGNFHMLATKVGSNTVLSQIIDLMKKAQAAKPPVQKLGDKAASIFVPAVILISLITFTLTYFVGDAGLQKSLMNAIAVLVISCPCAMGLATPTAVMVGLGRAAKNGILIKGGDTVEAVANTKYVVFDKTGTLTTGKFSINEIKAEAGTDLELIRGIITAIEERSNHPIAKSLVDGLKKLPQQKVILKSVQEEKGLGMRAEDVQGNHYFLGTAKQNTEDHFNLSLYKNQQLLAQVAIDDEIKPETALLITKLKKMGIVPVLLSGDKKNRCLKVASQIGITEVHSERLPDEKLKVIDIYKQKGKTIMIGDGINDAPALTRADVGVSMNDASQVAIQSASVVLLNTDLHSVVKFLQISKHTLLTIKQNLFWAFAYNIIAIPVAAFGFLNPMVGAFAMAFSDVVVIGNSLRLKVKNVDG, from the coding sequence ATGGCTGAGCAATTAATTGAACTGAATGTGACCGGGATGCATTGTAATAATTGCGCCATGTCTATTCATAAACTCCTTGAAAAAAAAGGGTTACATAATATATTGGTTGACTTTGCCGGCGAGGAAGTAAAATTTTCAACCGATGACGATTCCAAACTGCCCGATGTAATAAAAGGCATAGAAAATTTGGGATTTAAAGTAATTGACGATCTCAACCAGCATTCGCCTCCGTTTTATGAGCTGGTAGAGAACAAATTTATCTTCTGCGCCATCTTTACAGCGCCACTTTTATTACATATGCTGCTGCCATGGCATTTTCTACATCGGCCCATAGTACAGCTACTTTTATGCCTGCCTGTTTTTATTGTGGGCTGCCTGCATTTTGGAAAAAGTGCATGGAACTCGGTTAAAGCCGGTGTGCCTAATATGGATGTACTTATATTTATTGGTTCCACATCGGCATTTGTTTATAGCCTTGCTGGTACCATTCAGGCATTAGGCGGCCGCTATCAGTTTTATGAAACCTGCGCTACCATCATCACATTGGTGTTATTGGGTAACGTTTTAGAAAAACGTTCGGTTACGCAAACTACGTCGGCAGTAAAAGATCTGATAAAATTTCAGCAGGTAAATGCCAACAGGATGGTTAATGGAGCTATTGAAATAATTAGCGCCAAAGATGTTCGCCCGGGGGATACCCTGGTGGTAAATCAGGGCGACAAGGTGCCCGTTGATGGCGAGATTCTTTCAGGCAACGCCTCTGTTGACGAAGCCATGCTTACCGGCGAAAGCATACCGGTTGAAAAAGATAAATATGATAAAGTAATTGGCGGCACTATAGTAGTTAATGGGAACTTCCATATGCTGGCCACCAAAGTTGGCTCCAATACCGTCCTGTCGCAGATTATCGACCTGATGAAAAAAGCACAGGCCGCCAAGCCCCCTGTTCAGAAATTGGGCGATAAGGCAGCATCAATATTTGTACCTGCAGTTATATTAATATCATTGATCACATTTACGTTAACCTATTTTGTAGGCGACGCGGGCTTGCAAAAATCATTAATGAATGCCATTGCCGTACTGGTTATTTCATGCCCATGTGCTATGGGTTTGGCTACCCCCACAGCTGTTATGGTTGGCCTGGGGCGGGCTGCAAAAAATGGCATCCTGATTAAAGGGGGCGATACGGTTGAAGCTGTTGCAAATACCAAATACGTAGTTTTTGATAAAACAGGCACACTGACCACAGGGAAATTCAGCATTAACGAGATCAAAGCAGAAGCAGGTACGGACCTGGAATTAATCCGGGGTATAATCACCGCTATTGAAGAACGTTCAAACCACCCCATTGCCAAATCATTGGTCGACGGTTTAAAAAAACTACCGCAGCAAAAAGTGATCTTAAAATCTGTTCAGGAAGAAAAGGGGTTAGGAATGCGTGCCGAAGATGTACAGGGTAATCATTACTTTTTAGGCACCGCCAAACAAAACACCGAAGATCATTTTAACCTTTCGCTTTATAAAAACCAGCAATTGCTGGCCCAGGTTGCCATAGACGACGAGATTAAGCCCGAAACAGCCCTACTGATAACGAAACTTAAAAAAATGGGAATTGTACCTGTACTTTTAAGCGGAGATAAAAAAAACCGCTGTTTGAAAGTTGCCAGCCAGATAGGTATTACTGAAGTCCACTCCGAAAGACTTCCCGATGAAAAGCTGAAAGTAATTGACATATACAAACAAAAGGGTAAAACCATAATGATTGGCGACGGCATCAATGACGCCCCTGCCCTCACCCGGGCTGATGTGGGCGTATCAATGAACGATGCCAGCCAGGTAGCTATCCAATCGGCAAGTGTGGTGCTGTTAAATACTGATTTACATTCAGTTGTTAAATTTTTGCAGATTAGTAAGCACACCCTGCTTACCATTAAACAAAACCTCTTTTGGGCTTTTGCCTATAACATTATAGCCATACCGGTGGCGGCATTCGGTTTTTTAAACCCCATGGTTGGCGCCTTTGCCATGGCTTTTTCTGACGTGGTGGTAATTGGTAATTCGTTGAGACTGAAGGTGAAGAACGTCGATGGCTGA
- the rnhA gene encoding ribonuclease HI, with product MIEIFTDGASSGNPGPGGYGVILRSGQHYKELSEGFRKTTNNRMELLAVIKGLEALKTPNQQVMIFSDSKYVIDSIEKRWVNGWVAKGFAGKKNKDLWMRYLDVSKLHQVKFTWVRGHNGHPENERCDQLAVAAGKRAPLLIDSVFEVENAK from the coding sequence ATGATCGAGATTTTTACAGACGGTGCATCAAGTGGTAACCCGGGACCAGGAGGATATGGGGTGATATTGCGCTCGGGGCAACATTATAAGGAGCTATCCGAAGGTTTTCGTAAAACTACCAATAACCGGATGGAGCTATTGGCCGTTATTAAAGGCCTGGAGGCGTTAAAAACACCTAATCAACAGGTTATGATCTTTTCCGACTCCAAATATGTAATCGACTCTATCGAAAAACGCTGGGTTAATGGTTGGGTTGCCAAGGGTTTTGCCGGCAAAAAAAACAAAGACCTGTGGATGCGCTATCTTGATGTAAGCAAACTGCACCAGGTAAAATTTACCTGGGTACGCGGCCATAACGGGCACCCCGAAAATGAGCGTTGCGACCAACTGGCTGTCGCTGCCGGTAAGCGGGCCCCGCTTCTTATCGACTCTGTTTTTGAGGTGGAAAACGCGAAGTAG
- a CDS encoding metallophosphoesterase family protein — protein MTRIGLISDTHSYLDEAVFKHFENCDEIWHAGDFGTIELADQLAAFKPLKGVYGNIDGKDVRIVYPEHLRFNCEEVDVWMTHIGGYPGRYSQHIKAEIYTNPPKLFITGHSHILKVIPDKKLHLLHLNPGAAGKQGWHKVRTLMRFNIDGERIQDLQVIELAGR, from the coding sequence ATGACCCGAATTGGCCTGATATCCGACACCCACAGCTACCTTGATGAAGCAGTTTTTAAACATTTTGAAAACTGTGACGAGATTTGGCATGCCGGCGATTTTGGTACCATCGAATTGGCCGATCAGTTGGCGGCTTTTAAGCCCTTAAAAGGCGTTTATGGTAATATAGATGGCAAGGATGTAAGAATAGTTTACCCCGAACACCTGCGTTTTAACTGCGAGGAGGTGGATGTATGGATGACGCATATAGGTGGTTACCCGGGCAGGTATAGCCAGCATATTAAGGCCGAAATTTATACTAACCCGCCCAAACTATTCATCACCGGCCATTCGCACATTTTAAAAGTGATACCCGACAAAAAGCTACACCTGCTGCACCTTAACCCCGGCGCGGCCGGTAAACAAGGCTGGCACAAAGTACGCACCCTGATGCGTTTTAATATCGATGGCGAAAGGATTCAGGATTTGCAGGTGATAGAGCTGGCGGGAAGGTAG
- a CDS encoding tRNA1(Val) (adenine(37)-N6)-methyltransferase, producing MKINTDGVLLGALAAADDPMSILDIGSGTGVIALMLAQRFATAQIDAVEIDESAAKTAESNFKNSPFADRLRIYASGFKFFFEEHPGRKYDLIVSNPPFYINSLLSPGAKKNQAKHAGEGFFEELIQTVSKQLNGNGVCWLVLPQDTADIVKALATKYGLYLQKDIKIRSFENDEPHREIVVLGFQEISTEIATLTIYNDVNVYSEEYKRILQPYFLAF from the coding sequence ATGAAGATTAATACTGATGGTGTTTTGCTTGGCGCGTTGGCAGCCGCCGATGACCCGATGTCGATATTAGATATCGGTAGCGGAACAGGCGTTATAGCCCTGATGCTGGCCCAGCGCTTTGCCACCGCGCAAATTGATGCTGTTGAGATTGATGAAAGCGCGGCGAAGACTGCCGAAAGTAATTTTAAAAACTCCCCTTTTGCGGATAGGCTCAGGATTTATGCTTCGGGGTTTAAATTTTTTTTTGAGGAACATCCCGGCAGGAAATATGACCTGATTGTTTCCAATCCGCCCTTTTACATCAATTCCCTGTTATCGCCCGGCGCGAAGAAGAACCAGGCCAAACATGCTGGCGAAGGATTTTTTGAGGAATTGATTCAAACTGTTTCTAAACAGCTTAACGGAAATGGGGTTTGTTGGTTGGTGTTACCACAGGATACGGCAGATATAGTAAAGGCCCTGGCCACAAAATACGGATTGTACTTGCAAAAAGATATCAAAATCAGGTCTTTTGAAAATGATGAGCCTCACCGTGAAATTGTGGTGCTGGGTTTCCAGGAAATTTCGACAGAAATAGCTACTTTAACCATTTATAATGATGTAAACGTTTATTCTGAAGAATATAAACGTATACTACAACCTTATTTTTTAGCCTTTTAG
- a CDS encoding ribose-phosphate diphosphokinase: MKKLLFAIKDYEYLAQKVMACGTFEKGQIEVSTFTDGERYQRILSPIENRDIILIGGTVTDEATLELYDLASSLVSYGANSLTLVIPYFGYSTMERAVLSGEIVTAKTRARLISAIPKSNRGNKVVLFDLHSEGIQYYFEHDLYPVHVYCKDLVIKAALKYGGDNFVMASTDAGRAKWVESLANDMGVNAAFILKRRLKGDHTEVSAINADVAGKTVIIYDDMIRSGGSIINAAQTYKNAGAGDIYVITTHGLFINNGIEKLKNSGLIKKLISSDSHMNMQAISDDDFMEVNSLAELICSVI, from the coding sequence ATGAAAAAGCTACTGTTCGCGATAAAAGATTATGAATACCTGGCCCAAAAGGTAATGGCCTGCGGAACGTTTGAAAAAGGACAAATTGAGGTAAGCACCTTTACCGATGGCGAACGTTACCAGCGCATCCTGTCGCCAATTGAAAACCGCGATATTATCCTTATAGGCGGTACGGTAACCGACGAAGCAACGCTTGAATTGTATGATCTGGCATCGTCACTGGTAAGCTACGGGGCCAATTCATTAACCTTAGTAATCCCATATTTTGGCTACTCCACCATGGAACGTGCCGTACTAAGCGGCGAGATTGTAACCGCCAAAACCCGCGCACGGCTCATCTCTGCCATTCCCAAATCAAACAGGGGCAACAAAGTGGTGTTGTTTGATCTGCATTCCGAAGGGATCCAGTATTATTTTGAACACGACCTGTACCCGGTACATGTTTACTGTAAAGACCTGGTGATAAAAGCAGCCCTGAAATACGGAGGCGATAATTTTGTAATGGCCAGTACCGATGCCGGCCGCGCCAAATGGGTAGAATCGTTAGCTAACGACATGGGCGTAAACGCTGCCTTCATCCTTAAACGTCGCCTAAAAGGCGACCATACCGAAGTAAGCGCCATCAACGCCGATGTTGCCGGCAAAACCGTAATTATTTATGATGACATGATACGCTCTGGAGGCAGCATCATCAACGCCGCCCAAACCTATAAAAATGCCGGCGCGGGCGATATTTATGTAATAACCACCCATGGTTTATTCATCAACAACGGCATAGAAAAATTAAAAAACAGCGGCCTCATCAAAAAACTCATCAGCTCAGATTCGCACATGAATATGCAGGCCATCAGCGATGATGATTTTATGGAGGTAAACAGTTTGGCGGAGTTGATTTGTTCGGTGATTTAG